The DNA window CATGAGCTCGGCGCTGAGCCTGAAGTTGCGCCAGTCACCCAGCGGCAGGGCCGCGCCAACGGCGCCAGCCTCGGCGACCGGCAGCACCCGCGGGAGAGCCGCGCCGTCTACCGACATGCGCACCTGCAGTCCCGCACCCGGAGCGCGGGGCAGCACGGGTGGGGTGGCGCTCACCTGTCCCCCCTCTGCGGCGGAGGCGACGGGGTTGGCGTCAGTGAGGACCGCCCCGGACTGCATGAGCCGCAGCGCCCGCTGCAGCAGCGGGGCCAGGGGCGGCTTCGCCACGTCCAGTCCGGTCAGGCCCAGCGCGATCTGCACGCTCGTGCGCCCGCCGGCGGCCCTGGCCAGCGTAAGGGCCCCCACGACACGCGCGCGTCCGTCCGGCCCGGTGCCCTGCAACAAGGGCAGGAAGCGCCGCGTGCGCTTCGCGCCGGGGAACAGGCCGGTGCTGTCCCACGTGGGGGCATTGCTGATCTCATGGGCCGTCAGCGCCCCGGACGGGAAGCTCAGGCCCTCCGTCAGTGGATGGCTGCCCACCGGGCGCAGCTTCGTGAGAGCGAGCAGAGGCCCACCCGTGAACGGCTGGGGCCACGTGGCCGTCGGCACGGGGGCAATGGCCTCGCCCAGGAGTTGCTCGACCAGCGTCCGCCCCGGCAGCGGCACGCCGGCGGCGAGGGCTGCTTCGGAGGAGACGTTGGCCTGAGCGAAGCGCAGGTTCCTGATCTCGAAGCGGTGCTCTCCGGGTGGCACGAGGCCCTTGAAGAGGCCGAAGTAGAGCCTCTGCAGGCGCTCGGGATGCAGGAAGTCCCCGGCCTGCCCGCGCGCGGGGGTGGCGTACGAGCAGAAGCTCGCCAGGTGTATGCGCACTTCGCGCCATTCCGGCGTGAGCGAGACGATCTGCTTCCAGCGCGAGCCGTCGCCTTCCTGGCCTTCCAGGCACAGCAGGCTCGTGTCGCGGTCGCCGCGGGCCTCGAAAACCAGGCCGGCGGCCTGCGGCGTCAGGGTTGGCGGCTTGAAGCCGGCGTACTGGAAGGCGTTCTCGGGGCGCGTCCGGAAGACGAACGGCTGCGCGGTGGTGCCGGTGCCAGCCACTGACAGGGCCTCGGAGCCGTCGTGGTGCCCCAGGTCCCAGTCCACACGCCCCTGCACGTTGCCAGCCACCGCGTCGAAGTCGTCCAGCAGGGCGTAGCCCGCCCCCGCCGGGAACAGCAGCCGCCCGAAGACATCGCCCTCCGTCAGCACGAGCCCCCCGCCGCCCTGCACGAACTTGCCGAGCGCGCCGGACGCTGCCGCCGGGAAGACGTGGTACGGGATGACGAGGCACTGCAGCCGCGTCGGATCGAGGCGGGCGGCGTTGCTGAGGTCGGCCGTGGTCAGCGGCTCGACCTGGCAGCCGCAGCCCTCGATGAGCGCCGCCAGGGCGTCGGTGGGCGTGCTGCCGTGTCTGGCCAGTGCGGGATCGCTCCACAGCCCCACCGTCGGCGCCGGCGCGGCGAGGGCCAGTGCGGGCAGCAGTAGCAGTGCAGGGATGAGCAGGGCCGGTCGGACGGGCATTGTTGCCTCCTCGCTTTCGTACCTCCTGAGTTCCCCCCGGCGGCGCCATGGGCCTCCCGCGCCGGGAGGAGAACCGCGTTCTGGCGGCCAACTGCCCTGCCACACTTGCCGCACAGGAGCCAGTACCGTGACTGTCCGCGCCGCCGTCATCCCCGCCCCCGGTTCTCCCGTTGAGGTCCGCAGCTTCCCTGAGCCCGTGCTGGAGCCCGGAGCGGCCCTGCTGCGGACACGCTACTCGGAGGTCTGCGGCACCGACGTGCACCTGCAGCACGGGCGGCTGGCCGGTGTCCCCTATCCCCTGATCCCCGGCCACATCAATGTCGGCACGCTGGAGCGGCTCAACGGGTCGGTCTGCGATGCCTTTAGCGCGGAGCTGGCCGAGGGTGACCTGGTCACCTTCCTCGATGTCCACGAGACCTGCCACAACTGCTGGTACTGCCTAGTGGCCAAGGCCAGCACGCGCTGCCCGCAGCGCAAGGTGTACGGCATCACCTACGGGGCCGAGGAGGGGCTGCTGGGCGGCTGGAGCGAACTCATCCTGCTCAAGCCGGGGGTCAAGATCATGCGGCTGCCGGAGGGCCTGCCGGCGGAGCTGGCCATCGCGGGCGGCTGCGCCCTGCCGACGGCGTTCCATGCTGTCGAGCGTGGGCAAGTCGGGCTCGGCGACCATGTGCTGGTGCAGGGCACCGGGCCGGTGGGGCTGATGGCTGGCGCGCTGGCGCGGCTCTCGGGTGCGCAGCAGGTCATCGCCATCGGCGCCCCGGACCTGCGGCTGGACATGGCCCGGCGCCTGGGAGCGGACCACGTGCTCAATCTGCAGACCACGACGCCGGCGGAGCGGCGCGAGGCCGTGCTGGCGCTGACTGGCGGCCGCGGGGCCGATGTGACCATCGAAGCCTCCGGCAATCCCCAGGCCGTCCCCGAGGGCATGAGGCTGACCCGTGATGCCGGGGTGTACGTCGTCGTCGGCCAGTACACCGACGCCGGCCCCGTGGAGTTCAACCCGCACCTGGACCTGAACCGCAAGCACCTCGACGTGCGGGCGACGTGGGGCATTGACTTCTCACACCTGTACAAGGCCCTCCACAGCATGGCGCGCTTCCGCGACGACTTGCCGTGGGGTGCGGTCATCAGCGCGTACTACGGCCTGGAGGACGCCAACGAGGCCCTGCGAGCCGTGGCGGCCGGTGAGGTCGTCAAGGCCGTCATGTGCCCGAACGGGCGGCCACAGTGACGCGGGGCGATCATCTGGGAGCGGCGGAACCGGAACGTCAGTGCGTAGCGGGGGCGTTCGGCCCGACCGACGCGACGCCACAGCATGGGAATTGAGAGCCCCGGCCGTTCCTGTTTGCGTTGCCGCTGCATCTATGGCATTGGGACAAGGTGCAGATGGCACTCACACACACAGACATATGCAGCCTCGCCCAGCGTGCCCGCGGCGGTGACACGCAAGCCTTCGATGCTCTGGCGCGGCACACGCGCCCCCTGCTCGTGCGGCTGGGGGGCCAGTGGCTGCGCGAACCCCACCTGGCCGAGGAACTGGCGCAAGAAACGCTGCTGCGAGCCTACCAGCGGCTCGGATCCCTACGCGAGCCGGCGGCGTTTGTGGGATGGCTGACGGCCATCGCGCGTAACTGGGCGCTCCAGCGGCTGCGGTCGGCGAGTGCCACCGAAGAGGTCCCCCTGTCGCCTGACGAGCCCTGCCCGATCCCCGACCCCGGCGGCGACATCGCCCTGCACACAGACTTGCTGACTGCTCTGTCACGCCTGCCCGAACAACAACGCGCCGTCGCCCGGCTGTGTCTCTTGGAGCAGCGGTCGGTGGCGGAAGTCGCCGCCATGCTGGGCGCACCGCCTGAGGTCGTCAAGGGGCGGCTACAGCGGGCTCGCGCCACACTACGGAAGGAGTTGCGTCATCTCATGCCGACTTCCAGCAAAGAGCGTCCCCCCCTGGTTCTGGTCGTGGACGACGAGACGCACATCGCACGCCTCATCCAGGTGAGCCTGGAGACCATCGGCTACCGTGTGAGCGTGGCTCACGATGGCGAGGCCGCGCTGGCGCTCGCCCAACGGCAGACGCCGGCACTGGTTATCCTCGACCTGCTCATGCCCCGGATGGACGGCTGGACGGTGCTGCGGCATCTGCGCTCGGAGCGCAAGACGCTGCTCACGCCGGTCCTCGTGGTCAGCGCCCTGCCGCCGGACGAGCCGCGCAACGCCCTCTGCCACGAGCTGGCCGATGCGTACTGGCAGAAGCCGTTCAGCCCGCTCGTGCTGCAGGCCTGGGTGGACCGGCGCCTGGGGCGCATCGCTCCGAAGGCCGCACGGCAGTTGGCCCAGTGGCGTCAGCTCCGCTTCGGCGGGGCCGCCACACCGGCGGAGGTCGTGCCGCACCTGGCTGCCGATGAGTACGCACTGGTGCGCGTGGAGGCGCGTGTCCTCCTGGCGGAGATGGGGAGTGAGGCCACTCCGGCGCTAGCGGCGGCGCTGCATCACGCCGATGAGGGCGTCTGGTCTGCGTCCGCCCTCATCCTGGCCCAGAGGGACGAGCCCGCGGCAGTCGAGGCGCTGACGCCATTGCTGCAGCATGACGACCAGCAGCGCCGCTGGGAGGCCCTGGCGGCCATCGGGCAGATGCGGAACGAGGCGGCGTTGCTGGCACTGGCAGACGAGGCGCGGCCGGTCTTCGAGCAAGTAGTGGCCGCGCTGGACGATCCCACGGAGTCCATCCGGGCCACGGCCCAGGCTGTGCTTCGGAGGGTCAAGACGCCGGAGGCAGCGGTACTGCTGCGCGACCACAGCGGCGGGAGACAACTGCGCGTCCGGAAGATGGACGAGGAGGGGTCGGTCAGCGTGACGAGAGTCAGCTCTGCTCCGCGCGGTGCACAGGACCCAGGCCGTCATGCGCCGTAGAGGAGTTGCACGGTCTCTTGCGCCTGTGGGTAGCACGTCATCCGGTCGCGTGGGCTATGTGACCTGCGCGATCACCCGTCGCAGGTCGGCCTCGATGCGGTCGAAGTGTGCGGCCTCGAAGAGGCTGCCGTAGTCGGCCAGCACGAAGGTCTCTACGCCGGCCTCCGCGGCCACGGGGAGGGCGTCGAGGATGCGGTCGCGGGGGCTCGGGCTGGCGGCGATCCACAGGAGGTGCCGCTTGCCATAGCGCTCGACGACCTTGCCGCCCTCCATCTGCAGCTCCCGCACGGCCTGGTGCATCGGCACGTCGTTGTGCTGCCAGGGGACGAAAAGCGACAGCACATCGCACGCCGAACAGGCCGCCAGGGCCGGCCAGTTACCCGTGCCGCCGGGGACCTGCGTGCCGGGCATCACCGGGGCCGGCATGATGAGCGATTGCAGCCGCTGGTCTACCGACTGCACCGCCGCCGCCGCCGCGAGCAGGAACATCACCAGGGAGCGCTCGCGGAAGTCCGCGACCTTCTCGTTGAAGTCCCGCGGCATGTCGAAGCCGAACGAGGCCTGGAAGAGGCGCTGGCAGTACTCACAGCGGCAGGCCCAGTTGCTGCGGGAATGGTGGAACGAGGGCTCATCCCACAGGAAGCCCTCCACCTCCAGCATCCACGCGAGCGTGCGCATGTTGGAGGAGAACCATTCGAGGAAGTACGGGTCGTTCGGGCAGGCTTTGGGGACGCGGCGACCACGGCTGTCTACTTGCAGGGACTGGGGATGGGTCTCGACGTAGAGGCTCGGGACCGCGGGATCGGGATCGAGGACCTTGCCGAAGCCCCAGGGGACGGCGAAGCTCGCCATCCCGCGGGAGCGAGCCCGGCGGACGAAGGTCGCGATCTCCTCGGCCCGCCAGTGCACGTCGTCCTCATAGCACCCGATGAACAGGGGGCCGAAGCCGAAGTCGGCCAGCCGGACCGGGTCTACCCGGGCCAGCTCCTGCGTGCCGCCTGCCAGACAGATACCCACTCGCATGGCGTCTGTCTCCGCGAAGTCAGAGGTCTAGACCGCGACTGTCGAGCCAGCCCCGCCGCCATTCGCCGGCTGCCCGCTACTCACGCGCCGTCCTTCCGCGCCACTGCGACCAGCGATGTGCCGACCGGCAGCCCCACGAACCGCAGCAGCCAGTTCTCCAGCTGGAGGGTACCGATCAGGAGATTGTTCAGCCAGGGCGACAGCACCCGCAGGTCGGTGCGGGGTTCGTCCGGGAGCTTCGGGCGCAGACGCTGCGCCAGCCGGAAAGCCAGAATGGGGCCAAAGGCCGCCACGACTACGGGCGACAGTTTCACCACTCGTGCACCGGTCTCCTGCAGCTTGCGGCGCAACTCCCGCGCGGAGTAGCGACGGCGGTGGGCCAGCGCCTCGTCGTGCTCGCTCCACAGGAAGCGATGGGCCGGCACAGTGACGATGAGACAGCCCCCCGGCCGCAGCACGCGCATCATCTCGGCCAGTCCCGCCTGATCGTCCGGCAGGTGTTCCAGGACGTCGCAACTGATGACCGCGGCGAAGGTGTTCTCGGCATACGGCAGGGCCGCGACATCGCCGGCGGCGACGCGGTCGAAGCCGCGCTCGCGACAGTATGCCAGGGCGTGGGGCGAGCAGTCGCAGCCGCACAGGTTGGCTGCGCCCTTCAGCTCCTTCATCGTGCCCCCGGTGCCGCAGCCGGCATCCAGCACGAGGGCTTCCGGGTCATTCACGTACCGCTGGATGAGCTGCCGCACCAGCTTGCGGCGCCCGACGAACCACCAGTAGGTTTCCTCGAGGTTGTACAGCTCCTGGAAGTCGCGCTTTCTCATGCGTGGGTGTCGTGTCCCCGGGCTGCAGTGAACATCGAACTTATGTTTGACATGGACCTCGAACAGATGTTACAATGCGTCGTGAGCTCTAGCGGCCCCATGGAGGGTGCCACGCCAGGAGGAAGCCCATGCCCAGCGACGACCTCAGTCCGCGCCGCCAGCAAATCCTCGACTGCATTGTCAGCACCACGCGCGACCGGGGCTACCCGCCGACCGTGCGCGAGATCGGGCAGGCCGTGGGGCTGACTTCCAGCTCCTCGGTGCACTTCCACCTGCGGGCGCTGGAGAAGACCGGCTATCTCGAGCGCGACGGTTCGCTCACCCGCGCGCTGCGCCCCCGGCCCTTCCGCCACGCCCAACCCTCACGCTACGTCCCGCTGGTGGGCAAGGTCGCAGCCGGCGAGCCGATCCTGGCGCAGCAGAACATCGAGGAGGCCATGCCGCTCCCCGAGGGGCTCTTTCCCGATGGCGACCTGTTTCTCCTCCGCGTGCGCGGCGATAGCATGATCAACGCCGGGATCATGGACGGCGACCTGGTCGTAGTGAAGCGCCAGCAGAGCGCCGACAACGGCGACATCATCGTAGCGCTGCTGGACGAGGAGGCCACGGTGAAGCGGTTCTTCCAACACAGCCATGCCGTGGAGCTGCGGCCGGAGAATGAGGCGCTGGAGCCGATCATCACCCGCGAGGCGCAGATCCTGGGGCGCGTCTGCGGTGTCATCAGGTCGTATCAGTAGGGCGACGCTGCAGCGCGATCACCGTGATGTCATCCTGGCCGGGCTCGGCGGCAAACTTGCCGGCGGCCGCTCGTACCGCCTGGGCCACTTCCTGTGCCCGCTCCTCCTGGCGCTGTTGCACCAGCTTCCCCACCCGCTCTTCGCCGAAGAACTCCCGCTTGCGGCTCCGCGCCTCGGAGATCCCGTCTGAGAAGCATACGAGCATGTCGCCCGGCGCCAATTGGATCTGGCGCTCCTGGTACTTCGCCTCGCGCCAGGCAGCGACGACGGTGCCGCCGGTGCTCAGCGGAACAACCGGGGCCTCCGGGTCGGCGGGGACGACGAGGGGCGGCACATAGCCGCAGTTGGCGAACGTGAGCATGCCATCCGACAGGCGCAGGACCCCGATGAAGAGGGCGGCATAGCTCTCGGGTTGCAGGGCCTCATAGGTGGTCTCATTGACATGGGCGGCGGCCGCTGCGGGCGAGAGGCTCTCTCGGAGCGCCGCCTGCAGGTGAGAGTGCACCAGCGACAGGTGCACGAGCCCGTAGACGCTCTTGCCGGACATGTCGGCCAGCACGATCAGGAGGTGGTCCGGGTCGAGCAGCCGCAGGTCGTAGAAGTCGCCACCCACCTGCCGCGCCGGCTCGAACACCAGCCCCACATCGTAGCCGGCCAGTTGCGGCACCCGCTCAGGCAACATGCGCGACTGCAGCACCCGCGCGACGCGCATCTCCTGCCGCAGTTCCAGCACCCCGGCATACTCGACGTCCCAGGCGCGCATCAGGTAGCCGGCGATCAGGCCGATGAGCAGCAGCCAGACGCCCTGCGCCGCCGCGGCCTGGAACCAACCGGCAGCAGGGGCCGGCTCGTGGAACAGCGCGTACGGCATCACCGTCGCGATGACCGTGGCAGCCAGGGCCACCAGTACGGCGCCCAGGCGCCGGAACCAGACAGCGGCCGGGATGATGATGAGGTAGAGCAGATCGAAGGCGTCATAGCCGGCCTGGCGGAAGACGGCGATGGCGGTCCCGATCATGGCCAGGTCCACCAGCAGCGCCAGGGGGCGCATGCGCCACAGCACGATCCCCCGCAGGTACAGCAGCAGGAGCAGGAGGTTGAACAGGGCCGCGACCAGAACGACCCCGTCGAGGAGTTGGAGTGCGTACCGCCACAGCTCGTCAGGGTCGCCGTCCACGGGGCGCGGATAGCCGTGGGCGCGCAGGATGTAATAGGCGATGATGAAGGCAGTTCGAATGAGGGCGACGATGATGTCCGAGTCCTCGCGGACCGAACGCTGGCGAGCCTCAGCCGCACCTGGCGGCGTCATGCGCAATGTGCACTCACCTCCCCTCTTGTGCTAAGATATACACGAGGCACCGGCGCGAAGTTCCCACGCGCGCCGCGACGGAGCGGAGCCCTGAGAGTCCGCTCAAGATCGTTTTCGACATGCCGCTCAGTCGAACCTGCCGGGAAGCTACCCGAGGGGTGCAGACGATGCCGACGGCCAGCCCCCCCGACCCGGAACTCATCGCGCGGCGCCGCCTGGAGATGGTCGAGCACCAGATCCGGGGGCGCGGCGTCCATGACGAGCGTGTGCTGCTCGCCATGTCCATGCTGCCGCGCCATGAGTTCGTCCCGCCCGGCCTGCGCGACGAAGCCTACGCCGACATGGCCTTGCCGATCGGCCAGGGACAGACCATCTCCCAGCCCTACATGGTGGGGCTGATGCTCAGCTTGCTGCAGCTTGAGCCGGAGCACACGGCGCTGGAGATCGGGGCCGGATCGGGCTATGTCGCGGCCCTGCTGGGGATGCTGTGCAGGGCCGTCCATGCCGTCGAGCTGGTCCCAGAGCTGGCCGAGCGGGCGCGGCGGGCCATTCAGAAAGTCGGCCTGACCAACGTCCACATCGTTGCCGGTGACGGGACCCTGGGCTACCCCGAGGCGGCGCCGTTCGACCGCATCCTCGTCTCCGCGGCGGCGCCGGCCCTGCCGCAGCCGCTGGTGGAGCAGCTCGCGGAGGGCGGGCGCCTCGTCGCGCCGGTCGGCGGCCGGTCGGTGCAGACCTGCGAGATACACACCAGGCAGGGCGGCAGGCTGCACCTGGAGCGCAGCATAGACTGCGTGTTTGTGCCCCTCCTGGGCGAACACGGGTGGAAGGACCGCTAGATGAGGATCGGCTTCCGAACCGCAGGCTTCCGTGAATGGCCGGTGCAACAGGCGCTGGAGGAGTTGGCCCGGATGGGCTACGATGCCGTGGAGCTGTGCCTGGAGCATCCCGACATGCGCCCCGAGCGCCTGACCGAGGCTGAGGCGTCTGCCCTGGCCGTGGCGACGCGCGACCTGGGCCTGGAGATCGCGAGCATCAGCTACCACGGCGACAACGACGAGCCCGAGCAGCGCCTGACGAACCAGCAGCGGAGCATCGCCCTCACGGCGGCGATGGGGAGCGATCTGCTCATCCTCAACACGCCCCGCCAGGTCGCTGGGAGCGAGGCGGAGCAGTGGGAGGCCCTGGTCTCGTGGGTCGAGACCGGGCTGCTCCCTGAGGCCGAGAAGCACGGCGTGCGGCTGGCCTTCGAGCCCGAGCCCGGCCTGGTGCTCCATGGCCGGCGCGAGATGCTGCAGCTCCTCTCACATCTCCCCCACTCCCTGCTGGGCGTGAACCTCGACCTGGGCCACGCGTGGCTCACCGACGAGAGCGTGCCTGACACCGTAAGGCAACTTGCACCCTGGCTGTGGCATGTGCACTTCGAGGACTTCCCGCGCGGGGAGCACCGCCACCTGCCACCCGGCGAGGGCGACATGCCGCTGGCCGAGATCCACGCGGCCCTGCAGGAGGTCGGCTACGCCGGCCCGTACACGATTGACCTGTTCAACATTGCGGACGACCCGGCGCGACACGCGGCGGCGAGTCTCGCGGCGATCCGGTTACTGCTCGCGTAGTGCGGGCTTCCAGCCCGCCTGCTCCCGGAGGAGGCCCTGGCATGGCGATTCCGTACGACTGCCACACCCACACCACGTTCTCGGACGGCCGCAATTCCGTCGAGGAGAACGTGCGCCAGGCGGAGGCCATGGGCCTGGAGTTGGTCGTCATCAGCGACCATCTGTGGCCGGACACCGATGACCTCAGCACCCACGTCCAGCGCATTGTGGCGGCCGATGCCGAGAGCCCTATCCATGTCGTACCGGGCCTGGAGGTCACGGTCCAGGACTCCATGGGGACAGTGCCCCTCACCGACCGCGACGCCAGCCTCGTGCGGTTCGTGCTGGCGGACATCGGCGGCTGTACCCGCGGCGTAGCCATTGATCCGCCGGCCGATGTGGACCGTTACCTGTCGAACATCTTCCGCACCACCCTCGCCATGGTCGAGAACCCGCTGGTGCACGCCCTGGCCCACCCCTTCAACCTGGGGCGCTTCCCGGCCACGGTGACCCCGGCGCAGCTCCCGCGCAGCGGCCTGCGCGAGGTCGGCGCGGCCCTGTTCGAGGCGGACAAGGCCTTCGAGATCATGAACCAGATGAGCTGGTGGTACCCGGACATGTCCGAGCGCCAGTTCACGCTGGAGTATGCAGAGTTACTGGCCGTGATGGCCGAACAGAACGCCAAGTTCGTCCTGGGCAGCGATGCGCACTCGTGTGGAGCGGTGGGGGCGCAGGGCTGGTGCCGCCGGGTGATGGAGCTGGCGGGCATCGAGAAGTCGCAAGTCGTTGATCTGCCGCGCAAGTTCTCAGACCGACATCCGCCGGTGAGATAGGCCCATGCGGAGCAGCAACCGCCGCTACCTCATACACCGTCTGTTGGTCGTCACGGGCTCCCTGGGGCGGCTGCTGGGCCTGTTCGGTCTGGTCCTGATCGTGCCCGGGGTGGTCGGTCTGCTCTATGGCGAGGTTCGCGTGGGCCTGGCGTTCGTCGTGTGCGGCGCAGTGACGGCGCTGGGCGGCGGGGTGCTGCGGCGGAAGCTCCCCCGGGGGCGGCTGGGCACGCGCGAGGCCATTCTGCTATGCACCGGCGCCTGGGCGGTCTGCTCCCTGCTGGCGGCGATCCCGCTGCACCTGACGTCACCACTGCGCGGCCTGGACGCGATCTTCGAGTGCGTCAGCGGCCTGACGACGACGGGGCTGACCGTGCTGCAGGGCCTGGACAACCAGCCGCACGCGATCATCTTCTGGCGGTCGCTGAGCCAACTGCTCGGGGGCCTCGGCATCCTGTCGTTCTTCCTGCTGGTCAGCTACCCGGGCAGCGCGGCACATCGGCTACTGCAGACCGAATCCACGATGGTGCATGTGCCGCGGCCCACGCCCAGCCTGCAGCGGACCGTGGCCATCACCTGGATGATCTATGGGGTGCTGCTGGTCGCCAACCTCGTGGTTCTCCTCATCCTGGGCGTCGGGGGATTCCAGGCGATCAACTACGCCTTCACCACCACCTCGACCGGCGGCTTTGCCCCTCACGACCTGGGGGTGGGCCAATTCGCCGCTGCGGGGCACCCGAACGCCTACGCCATCGAGCTGGCGACCATCGTCTTCATGCTGCTGGGCGGGATCAACTACCTGCTGCACTACCGGGCCCTGACCGGACGCGTCAGTGTGCTGTTGACGGCGACCGAGCCGCGGCGCTACTGGCTGCTACTGCTGGGCGCCCTGGCGCTGGTGACGGTCGAGGCCCTGGCTCTGCCGCAGAACTGGGAGGCGCTGGCCCAGGCCGGCCCGACCGGAACCATGGGAGGGAGCATTGGCTTCACGTGCTTCCGCATCGCCAGCTTCCAGACCGCCTCGCTCGTGAGCAGCGCCGGCCACGTGACGGTGCCGCTGCACTACAGCTTCTTCGGCCCGGCAGCGCGGCAGGTGTTCATGGGCCTGCTGATGCTGGGCGGCTGCGCGGGCTCGACGGCCGGCGGGCTCAAGATCGTGCGCGCGGCCGTTCTGGGCAAGAGCCTGATCCAGGAGACGCGCAAGCTCTCTCACCCCGAGGGCAGCGTCCTGCCCGTCGTGCTCGATCGGCGGGTCATCGAGGCCCGCGTGGTGCAGTCCATGGCGGCGATGGCCTTCGCGTGGATCGTGTTCACCGGGGTGGGTGGAGTGCTCATGGCGCTGGACTCGTCGCATGGCGGCTTCGAGTGCCTGTCGCTCTCCGTCTCGGCGCTGAGCAACACCGGTCCCAGCCTCATGCCGATGCAGCAGACGGCCCTGCTGCCGCCGCTGTCCAAGGTGGTGCTCATGGTCTGGATGATCGCGGGCCGGCTGGAGATCCTGCCTGTCCTGGCGCTCTTCAGCGCCAGGACGTGGCATCAGTAGGTATTGGGGTTTGGGGATTGGGTTCTGGGGTTTGGGGACGGAGGCCTTTCCTCTACGCCGGCTACTATCCCGCACCGGGAGACAACCCATGTATGTAGTCATCGGTGGTACCGGTTCGACCGGCGGCAGGCTGGCGGGGGTGCTGGCTGACCGCCACGATGTCGTGGCGATCGAGACCGACCAGCACCGCTGCGAACAGCTCTATGCCGAACTGGGCATTCTGGTCATCAACGGGTCGGCTACCGACATTCGTGTGTTGGAGGAGGCCGGCATCGAGCGCGCCGACGTCGCCTGCGGCTTGATGGGCGACGACGCCGACAACCTGGCCTTCCTGCTG is part of the bacterium genome and encodes:
- a CDS encoding TrkH family potassium uptake protein; this encodes MRSSNRRYLIHRLLVVTGSLGRLLGLFGLVLIVPGVVGLLYGEVRVGLAFVVCGAVTALGGGVLRRKLPRGRLGTREAILLCTGAWAVCSLLAAIPLHLTSPLRGLDAIFECVSGLTTTGLTVLQGLDNQPHAIIFWRSLSQLLGGLGILSFFLLVSYPGSAAHRLLQTESTMVHVPRPTPSLQRTVAITWMIYGVLLVANLVVLLILGVGGFQAINYAFTTTSTGGFAPHDLGVGQFAAAGHPNAYAIELATIVFMLLGGINYLLHYRALTGRVSVLLTATEPRRYWLLLLGALALVTVEALALPQNWEALAQAGPTGTMGGSIGFTCFRIASFQTASLVSSAGHVTVPLHYSFFGPAARQVFMGLLMLGGCAGSTAGGLKIVRAAVLGKSLIQETRKLSHPEGSVLPVVLDRRVIEARVVQSMAAMAFAWIVFTGVGGVLMALDSSHGGFECLSLSVSALSNTGPSLMPMQQTALLPPLSKVVLMVWMIAGRLEILPVLALFSARTWHQ